TCTGCTTTGGCTTTTATTTACACCTTTTGGGCAACTGTTAGCGCTGGCCAAGAGATTATCTTTTATGGATCTTTGTTGATGTTTACCAGCATCCCGATCTATGGTTGGATGGAATGGCAAAAATATCGAAAAAATATTGTGAGTGAGAATGGGCACGGTTAAGAAAATTTACGATTCTGTACACCGCTTCATCCACGTTGATGGACTCGAGAGCGATTTGATTAATTCAAGACCTTTTCAGCGTCTTCACTATATCCATCAGCTAGGGGCAACCTATTTTGTTTACCCTGGAGGAACGCATCGCCGTTTTGAGCATTCTCTAGGGGTGATGGAACTTGCTACAAGAATTTATGATGAAATCACTTCAGGCAATCTCCCAGGGAAGCTGAAAGAACTTATTCCTCGCTTTGCTTCTCACGAATATCGTTACTGGAGACGAGTGTTAAGGCTTGCTGCCCTTTGCCACGACTTGGGACATCTTCCCTTTAGTCATGTGGCGGAACATCGACTCCTTGGGAAAGGAGGGCATGAGATTTGGACACAAAAAATCATGGAGAGTGAGTTTTTGTCTCCAATATGGGAGCGGTTTGCGACCGAATCACTTGAAGATGGAATTTCAAGAGATGTGAAGCTCGATGTGATGAAAGTAGCGCTTGGAGAAAAGAAGTTTAAAGGGGCCTTTACTCCATGGGAACGAGTTGTTACTGAGATTGTTACAGGAGACTTTTTTGGAGCAGACCGTATTGACTATCTTCTTAGAGATTCTCAATGCACAGGACTTGCTTACGGGCTGTTTGATTACCATCAACTGATTGAAATGCTCAAAATGATCGTGACGAATGAAGGAATGCTTGCTTTAGGCGTTGAGGAGAATGGAATTGAGTCTTGTGAGGCACTTCTGCTGGCACGTCATTATATGCATAAGCGTCTTTACCAGTATTCAAGTGTTAAGTCCTATGCATTTCATTTAGCTCGGTTTATGGAGACAATCTATTACGACCTAGGAGATGATCTGGAAAGGTATATCTCGATGACCGATAATGAAGTGCTATCTGATCTAAATAAGGCCTCAAGAGATGAAAAACATCCTGGTCACTTTGATGCAAAGTGTCTTTATCTTCGCAAATATAGATTTAGAGCGATCGCGCTCAGAGCGCCTCCTGAA
The window above is part of the Candidatus Neptunochlamydia sp. REUL1 genome. Proteins encoded here:
- a CDS encoding HD domain-containing protein, producing the protein MGTVKKIYDSVHRFIHVDGLESDLINSRPFQRLHYIHQLGATYFVYPGGTHRRFEHSLGVMELATRIYDEITSGNLPGKLKELIPRFASHEYRYWRRVLRLAALCHDLGHLPFSHVAEHRLLGKGGHEIWTQKIMESEFLSPIWERFATESLEDGISRDVKLDVMKVALGEKKFKGAFTPWERVVTEIVTGDFFGADRIDYLLRDSQCTGLAYGLFDYHQLIEMLKMIVTNEGMLALGVEENGIESCEALLLARHYMHKRLYQYSSVKSYAFHLARFMETIYYDLGDDLERYISMTDNEVLSDLNKASRDEKHPGHFDAKCLYLRKYRFRAIALRAPPEERDLVEIKDKLGIPDDEFSWEISKKGGRRLGMNFPVLKEDGTVEVGDNLSEISVPPKERSWVYVAPRFEEEVRKMLNHVDVLR